From the Trifolium pratense cultivar HEN17-A07 linkage group LG4, ARS_RC_1.1, whole genome shotgun sequence genome, the window cacctaattagACTAATGAACAAATGTGAataagaattttgatgatcagAATCCGAATGTATAGACTgattgtaataacagtctcaccgGAAACCTAATTTTATTAACAGGGccatgaagtttgactaaaactaccgatttcgacaaaagattttgaattttatcaatgcgaccgttcaatatcacctaattagACTAATGAACAAATGTGAATAAAATttttgatgatcggactccgaatgTATAGACCGATGGTAACAACAGTCTCACCGGAAACCTAGCTTTATTAAAAGGGCtatgaagtttgactaaaactactgATTTCGACaaaagattttgaattttatcaatccgaccgttcaatatcacctaattagACTAATGAACAAATGTGAataagaattttgatgatcggactctAAATGTATAGACCAattgtaataacagtctcaccgGAAACCTAGTTTATTAAAAGGAtcatgaagtttgactaaaactaccgatttcgacaaaagattttgaattttatcaatccgactgttcaatatcacctaattagACTAATGAACAAATGTGAataagaattttgatgatcggactccgaatgTATAGACCGATTGTAATAATAGTCTCACCGGAAACCTAGTTTTATTAAAAGGGccatgaagtttgactaaaactaccgatttcgacaaaagattttgaatttatcaatccgaccgttcaatatcacctaattatACTAACAAACAAATGGGAATAcgaattttgatgatcggactccgaatgCATAGACCAATTGTAAAAAGAGTCTCATCTAAAACCTAGATTTAATGAAATAAACATGatgtttgactaaaactaccgatttcgacaaaagattttaaattttatcaattcgaccgttcaatatcacctaattagACTAACGAACAAATGAGGATAATAATTTGGATAATAAAACTTTGAATGTATAGACTGATTGTAATAAAAGTCTCATATGAAATCTTGTTTTAATGAAATGGAtatgaagtttgactaaaactaccgatttcGACTGAAGATTTTGAATTATATCAatctgaccgttcaatatcatcTAATTAGACTAACAtacatttttcaaatttgataTATAATACATTTTTCATCCTCCCGCTCCATTTTTCAACTCAAATTCCAATTCATTTTTCATCTCCCGCCCCGTTGCTTGAAAATAGTCGTGTATCCGTGTAAACAAAGCAAGAATCATATCATAACACCTACGTACTGGGTCTATTAAAGTTGTTTTGAACACAGCTAGGTCTATTAAAGTTAATTAACAAGTCGTTGTGTAGCATTTTGGAAACAATAACCATCCCCTAATAGTTCAAATTAGTTATCTTTTCTATAAATCAATGCTAGCTATGTTGACAACACCACATCATCAACATTTTGACCCGCAATAACAGAactgaaaaatagaaaaaattgagGTAAGTTATTTCATAAAAGAAAGTATGCTAAATCAAATATCACATCTACTAATGTATCAAGAATTACCTGTATCATCATTAACACACTTTCTATTCATCATCTTTAGAGTACAAGTCTTCATCAGTTACACTATTATTtgtttcatcttcatcatctacTCCATTTACTTTTCTCCTTACCTCACAATTTGCTTTATTATGTCCAACATTTCCACAAAAACCACAATGCACACTACGCCTACCTCTCTTAGTTTGACGTCTAGAAGTTCCCCTACCACCACCATGTCCCTTAGTCTTGGCAACTTTTGGGTTTTGTACAAAGCGTTCTTTTCTATTTGCGTCATTGGATACTTCCTCGAATTGTATGTCGTGCTTAATTTTAAGACGCTCAAAATGGGCATTCAACACATCCATAGTATCCAAATAATCTTCAACCGATTTACATCCTAAACCATTCACATCCCTAAATCTTTGATTTAAAGCTTTATATCGACATATTGTCATTGAATCCCAGCTAGTGCCTTGTACTAGTTTTGAACAACTTATTGAgtctttgacattttttgtCCATCTATCAAGAACCAAATAAGAAGGTATTTCAACCATGTTCAAATAAACCATAACACCAACTATGTGTTCACAAGGAATACCCATTGATTCCATTCGAAGGCAAGAACATTTAATTTCCATACTCGATGGCCAATATGAAACACTCCACTCAGTTCCTTGTATACAATATTTAGTCACAGAATATATGAAACAACTTGTTGTTTGCTTGCAACCAATGACTGTGACAGTAGAAGACTTTTGAAGAACAGTACGGAATAATAGAAATATTGCCTTCGTATACACCTTCGATGCAGATTTCTCCAAATAACGAAATTGGGTTTATAAAACTCGATCACCGTGTAGTGACGCAAAATCAGCCTCAAGTTCCTTAAACCGTAAATATTCAATGCACTGCTTGTAATGTTGCAGAAACTCGAACAAATTATTTTGATAGTTTACGTACTTTCCAATTTGTGCATTCAAACCCTCACAGCGGGAAGTAGTCCTAAAACCACCAAAAAACTTGCCTCGTATGTGTGCCATAGCCCACATATCCTTCTTCTCATACAATTCTAAAACCCAATCACTATCTTCGACACCACACTCTTTCACCATTTCATTCCATTTTCTTTCAAAGTCAACAATTTCGTAATCACACAACATACActtcttaaataaataagtgaacCTGGTATTCTTGACATTGCACGTTACATTCCGTATAAGATGTCAAGCACACAACCTATGGTGGGTATCAGAAAAAAATCTTCTAATTATCACTGATTTTAGCATTTTCCCTTTCATTACCTCCATTAATTGCTCAAGCAACCACATGTATGTATCTTCAACTTCATTGGCAACAATAGctgtgttggaacaaaattgatttaaaaatgtttgcccctaaatctattaaggttttgatgataacaaagtattaataaacaattggaaggactaaaaatttaatttaagtgtgcaggacttagattcaattaagtTCTGATTAATGATCAGAAGTtaaggacttcagaagtttgtaagcgatcagaagattgtgagactcagaagttatactcttcagacgatgaagtcttcagaacctcttaaggtcttagcttcatcaaactctgatgatcttcttgaagtttgtaaagattctcttttgcaagtcaactcttctaccaatgaagaaaaggacctttcaagcctgatcaggacagctaatctctttctgtctgttctcttttgagaacgtgggtcatcagttgtgttagctgaataaggaaagtcttctctacagtagtcaaagtacctgaaactcttacttagttttggatacaaccaactgcatcaagacaggctgcttgaagacaaacgattatctacttcaacggtcttctttgcaacgactcttttctagtcgtatatattctaaaggaatcagttgtacACAAAGAATTATTGATCAAGGTTTACTATCAcgcacgaacaaactctgaattcctcatacaaagctctgaacctctgaactgtgttgttgcacttttagttcaaatatttagtatttgttcttctaggttctgtctaagagctgttgtatactTTCATTACTTTATTATATCTAGTACTTGagataacttaagcttgtgtgcttaagtgtgaagtcttaagcttgtgtgcttgagcattgttgagaagtctcttgcttgtgtgcttgagcagttgtaatcttgtgtgattatagtgaaatcccttggaagtgcaaggggactggactactctcgttttgtgagaggaaccagtataaattgcttgtgtgatctctctctctctcaacgtattttattgtgttatttatccgctgctgttgtagttaagttaagaacttgaaaaagttttaaacttgactaaaacacaattcaacccccccttcttgtgttttctcACCTTCAAGCTGTAGCAAACACCACAGTTTGATTGTGATGATTAACCCCTGAAAAAACAACAAGTGGGCACAAGTACTTGTTCTTCTTATATGTTGCATCAAAAGCCAAAACATCACCAAATATTGAATAATCCAATTGACTCCTACCATCACTCCAGAATAAATGTTCTAGCCTTCCTTGTTCATCAATTGTATGCCTCATGAACATTGTTGGATCATCATTCATCAGAGAACGTAAGAACGCCAAAGCAGCTATTGAATCACTACCTTTACTTCGCCTATCCTTATCAACTTCATTGTACATGTCTTGTTTCAaaaatgtcatatttttttACCCCCCATAATGATTAGCAAATGAGCCATAAGCTTGTGAGGTTCTAATAACAGACTTTCTAAAAGTTTTCATTTgtaaaatatcatcatcatccatcCCCCTGTGACCCGGTAGAAATCCAATAAAATCTTCATCCAAAAGCATATGATTGTGGACATTGTTAAAATCCCATACATACCAACGTTGACTAACAAAATCAATGTGCACACTAAATTTGGCATCACATCTACACCTAGTATCAACCCTTGCCTCACGCTTACAAATTTTGTCATTCCCAAACTTTTCTTCTCTAAAACCTTGTCTATAGCAAACAAACCTCTGTTGTATAAtctctttatttttgtttctccTTACTTTGCTTTTACGGGAAGAAAACTCATTCATTCAAGCATACCAATTGTAAAATGTAAAAGTCACCCCAACATTTGGAAAATAGAACTTCATCAAATCACTTgcacttaaattttttaaatcaagTCTACCCATATCTTCCATTCCGCCAATAGCAAAGCCAACGATGCATTTCATATCACTTTGAATATCTCCAAACTCCATACgctaacaaaaaataaatatataaacacaTCTAAGAAACTGTAGCTATTGTTATCTACATTGCAAATTCTAACTAGCTTAAATTAACCTGAATTATTATATCAAATTACAATGGAATAGGAGGTACCTGTGATGTATTTTCACCACTACTCATAAGTTGTTCCTCGTTACTGTTAGTCATTGCAGGAATATTTAATAtctatatttcaaaaaattccACAACATCTCATTAGAACAAGTTAAAATTATTCTTCTATTGAATGAAATAAGAGACAAACAAGTTAAATCATACAGTGAAAATTTAAGACACacaaaagagttttttttttttaaacaacaaatattaagTAAGACGATTGTGTGATGCTGATTTCCTTCTTTTTAAGCCAGTTTAGTCACCCAGTGTTCTCCATTTACTCCCTAATTTCCCTCAATCATATgtttgttggtgtaagccctagaggccaattatttataattgcataataaatgtattgaataatttacttattaaataaaggcttttctttattatgtttatgtgttaaataataatagagtccctagaatagtaagttcattgtatggaacgttaagtatgacttaatcgtgagattccattaaatataagaacactattcttaaacatatccatagtcaagctttattgtgaaatgggataacgttaaagcataaagactattatgttggtagactgatgatcatatctcactgatcatggataatgagttatcaagtcttcacatagatataaatgttaagggtaactttatatcggattgacccaccatgagaatactacatagagtgttatgaaatgtcataagttttctcatagtgataaaaggtgtattccacccttcgacctgaaaccactatgtaccctagatgcaggagtgtaataccttgttgccattcaaacgttatccgtaactggataattataaagttggttgatgggtatcccacgaatcatgctgagggacatgagtgacctagatggaatttgtacctcctacataacgggagatatgtctatgggcccaatattgaactagacaaggatgacatactatgccttgtgttcaatatagacatgaggacaaaagggtaattgtacacaagatatttatcacggaaaggttagtcagatcacgtgacattcctgtgacttgggtaacagtgatgtgttgctagataccgctcactgtttataatattacgattaatattattgccaacgtcataagaacctacagggtcacacacataaggacagttaagaaggaaaaataagtaagacttattgtgggggtgcagttagtgaaaaacggttattgggcttgagaagcccaatttcgtgtaaactaaagacctcataagaaactctataaatagagccttatgaagttcagtagTTACGTTTTTTAAaaaccctaactgagtttagaaaaattctgaatttctctaaaccctaaaccgcacaaaattccctcagccttcatccaagaacagctagcactgtgagatcgaaggttcctgttcgtgtggactaagtggaggtgctgcaagtgcggtgcttgtgatcaagaaaggcgaccacaaatttgttcttcaaaggtaatattctagacctgatcatgctcattcacaagaatccattgatg encodes:
- the LOC123924661 gene encoding protein FAR1-RELATED SEQUENCE 3-like, with translation MEIKCSCLRMESMGIPCEHIVGVMVYLNMVEIPSYLVLDRWTKNVKDSISCSKLVQGTSWDSMTICRYKALNQRFRDVNGLGCKSVEDYLDTMDVLNAHFERLKIKHDIQFEEVSNDANRKERFVQNPKVAKTKGHGGGRGTSRRQTKRGRRSVHCGFCGNVGHNKANCEVRRKVNGVDDEDETNNSVTDEDLYSKDDE